The following proteins are encoded in a genomic region of Gouania willdenowi chromosome 6, fGouWil2.1, whole genome shotgun sequence:
- the sycp3 gene encoding synaptonemal complex protein 3 isoform X3 — MVGERKMATVGRKQTKRKQLQEDCNQKVFDFHQEDDKKALSGSEDEAIGDETVIVDKVAKKRAAAELDEEEAACAIGTNEVYSMLEKFGADISKGMQAKKKRLELLTKNYMKGSQHKLEQLWSSSHSHRKKMTQQYSQKVNSALQQWESEAQRAVDQEEKLNSLFRQQQKILQQARVARDQKLKLVRELYEQFIKDMEDMEKGQEAFLQGAQQELKKEMSTLQKKILMDMQQQEMATVRKSLHSMLF; from the exons ATGGTCGGGGAAAGGAAAATGGCGACAGTCGGCAGAAAGCAGACCAAGAGGAAGCAGCTGCAGGAAGATTGTAACCAAAAGGTCTTTGACTTTCACCAAGAGGACGATAAGAAAGCGCTGAGCGGCTCAGAGGACGAGGCCATAGGCG ATGAAACTGTGATAGTGGACAAGGTTGCAAAGAAGCGAGCTGCTGCTGAGTTGGATGAGGAGGAGGCGGCGTGTGCTATCGG CACAAATGAAGTTTATTCCATGTTGGAGAAGTTTGGAG CGGATATCAGCAAAGGGATGCAGGCCAAGAAGAAGCGTCTGGAGCTTCTGACCAAGAACTACATGAAGGGGAGCCAACACAAGCTGGAGCAGCTGTGGAGCAGCTCCCATAGCCACAg gaAGAAGATGACTCAGCAGTATTCTCAGAAAGTGAACTCAGCGCTTCAACAGTGGGAGTCGGAGGCTCAGCGAGCTGTGGATCAAGAAGAGAAGCTCAAT AGTTTGTTCCGGCAGCAGCAGAAAATCCTGCAGCAGGCTCGAGTGGCTCGAGACCAGAAGCTGAAATTAGTCAGAGAGCTGTATGAGCAGTTTATAAAG GACATGGAGGATATGGAGAAGGGTCAGGAGGCCTTCCTGCAGGGGGCGCAGCAGGAGCTGAAGAAGGAGATGTCCACGCTGCAGAAGAAGATCCTCATGGACATG
- the sycp3 gene encoding synaptonemal complex protein 3 isoform X4: MVGERKMATVGRKQTKRKQLQEDCNQKVFDFHQEDDKKALSGSEDEAIGDETVIVDKVAKKRAAAELDEEEAACAIGTNEVYSMLEKFGADISKGMQAKKKRLELLTKNYMKGSQHKLEQLWSSSHSHRKKMTQQYSQKVNSALQQWESEAQRAVDQEEKLNSLFRQQQKILQQARVARDQKLKLVRELYEQFIKDMEDMEKGQEAFLQGAQQELKKEMSTLQKKILMDMQQEMATVRKSLHSMLF; encoded by the exons ATGGTCGGGGAAAGGAAAATGGCGACAGTCGGCAGAAAGCAGACCAAGAGGAAGCAGCTGCAGGAAGATTGTAACCAAAAGGTCTTTGACTTTCACCAAGAGGACGATAAGAAAGCGCTGAGCGGCTCAGAGGACGAGGCCATAGGCG ATGAAACTGTGATAGTGGACAAGGTTGCAAAGAAGCGAGCTGCTGCTGAGTTGGATGAGGAGGAGGCGGCGTGTGCTATCGG CACAAATGAAGTTTATTCCATGTTGGAGAAGTTTGGAG CGGATATCAGCAAAGGGATGCAGGCCAAGAAGAAGCGTCTGGAGCTTCTGACCAAGAACTACATGAAGGGGAGCCAACACAAGCTGGAGCAGCTGTGGAGCAGCTCCCATAGCCACAg gaAGAAGATGACTCAGCAGTATTCTCAGAAAGTGAACTCAGCGCTTCAACAGTGGGAGTCGGAGGCTCAGCGAGCTGTGGATCAAGAAGAGAAGCTCAAT AGTTTGTTCCGGCAGCAGCAGAAAATCCTGCAGCAGGCTCGAGTGGCTCGAGACCAGAAGCTGAAATTAGTCAGAGAGCTGTATGAGCAGTTTATAAAG GACATGGAGGATATGGAGAAGGGTCAGGAGGCCTTCCTGCAGGGGGCGCAGCAGGAGCTGAAGAAGGAGATGTCCACGCTGCAGAAGAAGATCCTCATGGACATG